A genomic window from Zootoca vivipara chromosome Z, rZooViv1.1, whole genome shotgun sequence includes:
- the ZDHHC12 gene encoding palmitoyltransferase ZDHHC12 isoform X2, with protein sequence MVWRGARGSGCMVRAVYVGLNCGVLLGLFLYPTDLQRQEEQGDLLQPFLFLTLVLCSILLYFVVSLMDPGYVEHDEEEKEPVNDEKEAMSSQQALNLRLRRCGYCLLKPMRARHCQACQHCVRRYDHHCPWIDNCIGERNHPFFITYLAVQLVVLLWALPVAWSGLNFEHPSWAWLHYNLLLILSFLVVAIFTVVMILLLGCHLYLVSHNTTTWEFMSRHRISYLRECEVENPFDRGIFLNLWQFFCACHLIAWETLYADVGGHTV encoded by the exons ATGGTGTGGAGAGGGGCGCGGGGCAGCGGTTGCATGGTACGGGCAGTGTACGTGGGGCTCAACTGCGGTGTCCTGCTGGGGCTCTTCCTCTACCCTACAG ACCTGCAAAGGCAGGAAGAGCAGGGAGACCTCCTCCAGCCCTTCTTGTTCCTCACACTGGTTCTCTGCTCCATCCTGCTGTACTTTGTTGTCTCTCTCATGGATCCAGGATATGTTGAGCATGACGAAGAGGAGAAG GAACCTGTAAACGATGAGAAGGAAGCAATGAGCTCCCAGCAAGCTCTAAACCTCCGGCTCCGGCGCTGTGGCTACTGCCTGCTGAAG CCAATGAGGGCCAGGCACTGCCAGGCATGCCAGCACTGCGTCCGGCGCTATGACCATCACTGCCCCTGGATTGACAACTGCATTGGGGAGAGGAATCACCCATTCTTCATCACCTATTTGGCTGTCCAGCTTGTGGTTCTCCTGTGGGCCCTGCCAGTGGCTTG gtctgggCTTAATTTTGAGCATCCCTCATGGGCGTGGCTTCACTATAACCTGCTCCTCATCCTCTCCTTCCTCGTGGTTGCCATTTTCACTGTGGTGATGATTctgctcctgggctgccaccTCTACCTTGTCTCCCACAACACCACTACCTGGGAGTTCATGTCCCGTCACCGCATCTCCTACCTGAGGGAGTGTGAAGTGGAAAACCCCTTCGACCGAGGAATCTTCCTCAACCTCTGGCAGTTCTTCTGCGCCTGCCACCTCATCGCCTGGGAAACCCTGTACGCCGATGTGGGAGGCCACACCGTGTGA
- the ZDHHC12 gene encoding palmitoyltransferase ZDHHC12 isoform X1, with the protein MVWRGARGSGCMVRAVYVGLNCGVLLGLFLYPTDLQRQEEQGDLLQPFLFLTLVLCSILLYFVVSLMDPGYVEHDEEEKEPVNDEKEAMSSQQALNLRLRRCGYCLLKQPMRARHCQACQHCVRRYDHHCPWIDNCIGERNHPFFITYLAVQLVVLLWALPVAWSGLNFEHPSWAWLHYNLLLILSFLVVAIFTVVMILLLGCHLYLVSHNTTTWEFMSRHRISYLRECEVENPFDRGIFLNLWQFFCACHLIAWETLYADVGGHTV; encoded by the exons ATGGTGTGGAGAGGGGCGCGGGGCAGCGGTTGCATGGTACGGGCAGTGTACGTGGGGCTCAACTGCGGTGTCCTGCTGGGGCTCTTCCTCTACCCTACAG ACCTGCAAAGGCAGGAAGAGCAGGGAGACCTCCTCCAGCCCTTCTTGTTCCTCACACTGGTTCTCTGCTCCATCCTGCTGTACTTTGTTGTCTCTCTCATGGATCCAGGATATGTTGAGCATGACGAAGAGGAGAAG GAACCTGTAAACGATGAGAAGGAAGCAATGAGCTCCCAGCAAGCTCTAAACCTCCGGCTCCGGCGCTGTGGCTACTGCCTGCTGAAG CAGCCAATGAGGGCCAGGCACTGCCAGGCATGCCAGCACTGCGTCCGGCGCTATGACCATCACTGCCCCTGGATTGACAACTGCATTGGGGAGAGGAATCACCCATTCTTCATCACCTATTTGGCTGTCCAGCTTGTGGTTCTCCTGTGGGCCCTGCCAGTGGCTTG gtctgggCTTAATTTTGAGCATCCCTCATGGGCGTGGCTTCACTATAACCTGCTCCTCATCCTCTCCTTCCTCGTGGTTGCCATTTTCACTGTGGTGATGATTctgctcctgggctgccaccTCTACCTTGTCTCCCACAACACCACTACCTGGGAGTTCATGTCCCGTCACCGCATCTCCTACCTGAGGGAGTGTGAAGTGGAAAACCCCTTCGACCGAGGAATCTTCCTCAACCTCTGGCAGTTCTTCTGCGCCTGCCACCTCATCGCCTGGGAAACCCTGTACGCCGATGTGGGAGGCCACACCGTGTGA